One genomic window of Methyloceanibacter sp. wino2 includes the following:
- the hpt gene encoding hypoxanthine phosphoribosyltransferase has protein sequence MAEPPASHPIAILYSAQTIAARVDALAVGIADRKLHAPLVVAVLKGSFIFVADLIRALHAHGLTPEIDFIFLASYGTGTEGRAVEILRDVESDIAGRDVVIVDDILDSGRTLLFAKERLRAKGARTVLSCVLLDKKARRTEMVTADFTGFECPDRFVVGYGMDLGNRYRELPFIGTIEPAG, from the coding sequence ATGGCGGAACCGCCCGCGTCACACCCGATCGCGATCCTCTACAGCGCGCAGACCATAGCGGCGCGCGTCGATGCGCTGGCGGTCGGAATCGCCGATCGCAAGCTGCACGCGCCTCTCGTCGTTGCGGTGCTGAAAGGCAGCTTCATCTTCGTCGCCGATCTGATCCGGGCACTTCACGCCCATGGCCTCACGCCTGAGATCGACTTCATCTTTCTGGCGAGCTACGGCACCGGCACCGAAGGCCGTGCCGTCGAAATTCTGCGTGACGTGGAATCGGATATCGCGGGCCGCGACGTGGTCATCGTCGACGATATCCTGGACTCGGGCCGGACGCTTCTTTTCGCCAAGGAGAGGCTGCGCGCGAAAGGTGCGCGAACCGTGCTGAGCTGCGTTCTCCTCGACAAGAAGGCCCGCCGGACAGAGATGGTCACCGCGGACTTCACCGGCTTCGAATGTCCCGACCGCTTCGTGGTCGGTTACGGCATGGACCTCGGCAATCGCTACCGCGAGCTGCCCTTCATCGGCACTATCGAACCGGCCGGCTAG
- a CDS encoding DUF2333 family protein, with translation MLKSILNFIAKPFIWLGGLFGRLGMILKIAIIVLLIVLVPFYGYFFWTTQVWNGFDPDYAQAYSNATKEAGDVPEPSGGIVSGDPDEADKAASRSNDKTCRRSMIVEATANLTDFNVNENAWISSMLLYKMGLFGIPWEATPFFDNKAAFQRGAHQAVQRTSVELVDALGRVRGTSQVDKDLQEARGDLQFNESTWYFSLSPFGPKTPTPSFYRSAIKDLRKFNDRLEKCDAVFDARADNLLEFVDRIARDIGATSAVLRERSENYNSGWFDTRADDRFWFAYGQTYAYYGILTAARADFEDVIRERRLEAIWDELEEQLRASLNITPFIISNGAEAGWIMPSHLATLGFYILRVRANLVEIRTILDR, from the coding sequence ATGCTGAAATCCATTCTTAATTTCATTGCGAAGCCCTTCATTTGGCTCGGCGGTCTCTTCGGGCGCCTCGGCATGATTCTCAAAATAGCGATCATCGTCCTCCTCATCGTGCTCGTGCCGTTCTATGGCTATTTCTTCTGGACCACCCAGGTCTGGAACGGATTCGATCCCGACTACGCGCAGGCCTATTCCAACGCCACGAAGGAAGCGGGCGACGTTCCCGAACCGAGTGGCGGCATTGTCAGCGGTGACCCGGACGAAGCCGACAAGGCGGCCAGTCGGTCGAACGACAAGACTTGTCGGCGTTCGATGATCGTCGAGGCCACGGCGAACCTGACGGACTTCAACGTCAACGAGAACGCCTGGATCTCGTCGATGCTGCTGTACAAGATGGGTCTGTTCGGCATCCCATGGGAGGCGACGCCGTTCTTCGACAACAAGGCGGCGTTCCAGCGCGGCGCGCATCAGGCCGTCCAGCGGACATCGGTGGAACTGGTCGACGCTTTAGGGCGCGTGCGTGGCACCTCGCAGGTCGACAAGGACCTGCAGGAAGCGCGTGGCGATCTGCAGTTCAACGAATCCACGTGGTATTTTTCCCTGAGCCCGTTCGGCCCCAAGACGCCGACGCCGAGCTTCTACCGCTCCGCCATCAAGGACCTGCGCAAGTTCAACGACCGGCTCGAGAAATGCGACGCGGTCTTCGATGCGCGGGCCGACAACCTGTTGGAATTTGTCGACCGCATCGCCAGAGACATCGGCGCGACCTCCGCCGTGTTGCGCGAGCGCTCCGAGAACTACAATAGCGGCTGGTTCGACACGCGCGCCGACGATCGCTTCTGGTTCGCATACGGACAGACTTACGCCTACTACGGCATTCTCACCGCCGCCCGCGCGGACTTCGAGGACGTGATCCGGGAGCGGCGCCTGGAAGCCATTTGGGATGAGCTGGAAGAGCAGTTGCGCGCTTCGCTCAACATCACGCCGTTCATCATTTCCAACGGCGCGGAGGCCGGCTGGATCATGCCGTCGCATCTGGCAACGCTCGGCTTCTACATTTTGAGGGTGCGCGCGAACCTAGTGGAGATCCGCACAATCCTCGACCGCTAG
- a CDS encoding TIGR02302 family protein has translation MARPSRSKDAATTAPAPDTLKRRFERRVGLSWLALLVERAFEALLWPFVVVCAFLVFSLLNGWSLLPALAHQVLLGLFLVAFVIALVPLWRIDVPTRAEALRRLERDSGIQHRPASSYEDTLEAAPGTAPAQLWALHRKRLARLVARLKPSWPKPRADRDDPFAIRAALVLALVVSFFAAGGDAGSRIKAAFLPAATASTQLVRLDAWITPPVYTAMAPVVLADGTEQVGRGAETFRALSVPVRSQLIVRAHAPDGDRVTLTLADETGETRTVEPKEGSAAGLMEFHAGLLSPVTADLRIGGSTVAQWQLSMIEDTAPQISLLSAPTSMPRGALRVEYGATDDYGVASAEAQFVLAGSEMSDMAEDMAGDIPDEERGDLAEVEPLFAPPKIVLQLPRSNAKKVEGRATQDLTAHPWAGLQVVMTLTARDQADQVGTSDPYPLILPARSFTKPLARAVIEQRRNLVMDPGQTPRVARALGALTLGGEKATDDTVVYLSLRNAFWRLDNDPSIESVKAVVDQLWSTALRIEEGDLPAAERDLKSAQDALMQALRENAPAEEIKKRIEELRAALQRYLQALAAQQKDQTDIAGQPKNNRDDLVSEQDLDKMLESIKDLAEAGSKDMAEKMLSELNDILDRLQADNQPQSEQQQKAQEMMRDLDEVASDQQELLDETFGEKRKQREGQGQGRSQNQQFDVSPPGSPMGFGDAMSPLSDQMPQGGQAGARAQGQSGRQGDAPGGGEEQLGQQQQQGSQGSLQQRQEALRKKLDQLIERMRQAGGEPPEQFEGASDAMEQAEQDIAEQNYDRAAQNQTLALDRMREGTESMAQQMMAQGEMEGGQGPGSNGRDPLGRPDRSNRPDLGLSVAVPDEIDIQKAREVLDELRRRIGDPSRSTLELDYLERLIRSF, from the coding sequence ATGGCGAGACCGTCCCGCTCGAAAGACGCTGCAACCACTGCCCCCGCCCCGGACACGCTGAAGCGCCGCTTCGAGCGCCGCGTGGGCTTGAGCTGGCTTGCCCTCCTCGTCGAGCGCGCGTTCGAGGCGCTGCTCTGGCCCTTCGTCGTGGTCTGCGCCTTCCTCGTCTTTTCCTTGTTGAACGGCTGGAGCCTGCTCCCGGCGCTCGCCCATCAGGTCCTTCTCGGCCTGTTCCTCGTCGCGTTCGTGATCGCGCTGGTGCCGCTCTGGCGCATCGACGTGCCGACGCGCGCCGAAGCCCTGCGGCGGCTCGAACGCGATTCGGGGATTCAGCACCGGCCCGCCTCCTCCTACGAAGACACGCTCGAAGCGGCTCCCGGTACGGCGCCGGCTCAGCTTTGGGCGTTGCACCGGAAGCGCCTGGCGCGGCTGGTGGCGCGGCTGAAGCCGTCCTGGCCGAAGCCGCGGGCAGATCGCGATGACCCGTTTGCAATCCGCGCGGCGCTCGTCCTGGCGCTCGTCGTGTCGTTCTTCGCCGCGGGCGGTGATGCGGGATCGCGGATCAAGGCAGCATTCCTTCCGGCAGCCACCGCGTCGACACAGCTTGTGCGCCTCGATGCGTGGATCACGCCGCCTGTCTATACCGCCATGGCGCCGGTGGTCCTCGCCGACGGAACGGAACAAGTGGGCCGGGGAGCGGAGACCTTCCGGGCCCTGTCCGTGCCCGTGCGCAGCCAACTCATTGTCCGCGCCCATGCGCCCGACGGCGATCGCGTGACCCTGACGCTTGCCGACGAAACGGGCGAGACCCGGACGGTCGAGCCTAAGGAAGGGTCGGCCGCGGGCCTGATGGAATTTCACGCCGGCCTCTTGAGCCCCGTGACGGCCGATCTCCGCATCGGCGGATCGACGGTCGCACAATGGCAACTTTCGATGATCGAGGACACCGCGCCCCAGATCAGCCTTCTGTCCGCGCCTACCTCGATGCCGCGCGGCGCGCTGCGGGTCGAGTACGGCGCGACCGACGACTATGGCGTGGCGAGTGCCGAGGCTCAGTTCGTTCTGGCCGGAAGCGAAATGTCCGACATGGCTGAAGACATGGCCGGGGACATCCCCGACGAAGAGCGGGGAGACCTCGCCGAAGTCGAGCCGCTGTTCGCGCCGCCCAAGATCGTGCTCCAGCTGCCGCGCAGCAACGCGAAAAAGGTCGAAGGCCGGGCCACCCAGGATCTGACCGCCCATCCCTGGGCCGGGCTTCAGGTCGTGATGACCCTGACGGCACGCGACCAGGCCGACCAAGTCGGCACGAGCGACCCCTATCCGCTGATTCTGCCTGCGCGCAGCTTCACTAAACCGCTGGCCAGAGCCGTGATCGAGCAACGCCGCAACCTGGTGATGGACCCCGGCCAGACGCCCCGCGTCGCCCGCGCGCTGGGCGCGCTGACGCTCGGCGGCGAGAAGGCCACCGACGACACGGTCGTCTATCTGTCGTTGCGCAACGCGTTCTGGCGCCTCGACAACGATCCCTCGATTGAGTCGGTGAAGGCAGTCGTCGATCAACTGTGGTCCACGGCCCTGCGCATCGAGGAAGGCGACCTGCCGGCCGCGGAGCGGGACCTCAAATCCGCACAGGATGCCCTGATGCAGGCGCTGCGCGAGAACGCGCCGGCCGAAGAGATCAAGAAGCGCATCGAGGAATTGCGCGCGGCGCTGCAGCGCTATCTGCAGGCCCTTGCCGCGCAGCAGAAAGACCAAACCGACATTGCCGGTCAGCCCAAGAACAATCGGGATGATCTCGTCTCCGAGCAGGACCTGGACAAGATGCTGGAGAGCATCAAGGACCTCGCGGAAGCGGGCTCGAAGGACATGGCCGAGAAGATGCTGTCGGAGCTGAACGACATCCTCGACCGGCTGCAAGCGGACAACCAACCGCAGAGCGAGCAGCAGCAAAAGGCGCAGGAGATGATGCGCGATCTCGACGAAGTCGCCTCGGACCAGCAGGAACTGCTCGACGAGACGTTTGGCGAGAAGCGCAAGCAGCGCGAAGGCCAGGGTCAGGGCCGCAGCCAGAACCAACAGTTCGACGTCAGCCCGCCCGGCTCGCCCATGGGCTTCGGCGACGCCATGTCGCCGCTGTCGGACCAGATGCCCCAGGGCGGTCAGGCCGGTGCACGGGCCCAAGGGCAATCGGGACGCCAAGGCGATGCCCCCGGCGGCGGAGAAGAGCAACTCGGCCAGCAGCAACAGCAAGGCTCGCAAGGCAGCCTGCAGCAGCGGCAGGAGGCCTTGCGCAAGAAGCTGGACCAGCTGATCGAGCGCATGCGCCAAGCGGGCGGAGAGCCGCCTGAGCAGTTCGAAGGCGCGAGCGATGCAATGGAGCAGGCCGAGCAGGACATCGCCGAGCAGAACTACGACCGCGCGGCGCAGAACCAGACGCTGGCCCTCGACCGGATGCGCGAAGGCACCGAGTCCATGGCGCAGCAAATGATGGCGCAAGGCGAGATGGAGGGCGGACAAGGCCCCGGCTCCAACGGCCGCGACCCGCTGGGGCGCCCGGACCGCTCGAACCGGCCGGACCTTGGGCTGTCGGTTGCGGTTCCCGACGAGATCGACATTCAAAAGGCCCGCGAGGTCTTGGACGAATTGCGCCGGCGGATTGGCGACCCCAGCCGCTCGACGCTCGAACTCGACTACCTGGAGCGCTTGATCCGCTCCTTCTAG